A DNA window from Providencia huaxiensis contains the following coding sequences:
- a CDS encoding sugar kinase, with amino-acid sequence MNIHPQVAVIGECMVELQKSGELYRQTFGGDTLNTALYLSRLTKDHGVTTRYITGLGKDPFSQQMLNSWQQEGINTEEVFISDKHLPGMYLIETSADGERRFFYWRDNAAAKFWLDAVCLDSNSKAHTQQVLNSQQFIYLSGISLAILPDASRQLLFEMLQHAKQHGAKIVFDNNYRPALWPSKQAAQQAYQQTLTLTDIAFLTFDDEQLLYGDIHENDAIARTQQYGVNEIVIKRGAEACFVVIDNERIEVPANKISHVVDTTAAGDSFSAGYLACRIVGGSPCEAAKTGHLLAGTVIQHRGAIIPSEAMPTTALVKC; translated from the coding sequence ATCCGCAAGTTGCCGTTATTGGTGAATGCATGGTTGAGTTGCAAAAATCGGGTGAACTTTATAGACAAACGTTTGGTGGGGATACACTCAATACCGCACTATACCTGTCTCGTTTAACAAAAGACCATGGCGTGACAACCCGTTACATCACCGGTTTAGGTAAAGACCCATTCAGCCAGCAAATGCTAAACAGTTGGCAACAAGAGGGCATCAATACTGAAGAAGTCTTTATTTCGGACAAACATTTGCCTGGGATGTATTTAATCGAAACCTCCGCTGATGGCGAACGTCGCTTTTTCTATTGGCGAGATAATGCCGCGGCAAAATTTTGGCTTGATGCCGTCTGTCTTGATAGCAATAGCAAAGCCCACACACAGCAAGTACTTAATTCACAACAATTTATCTACTTAAGTGGCATTAGCTTAGCCATTTTACCTGACGCCTCACGTCAGTTGTTATTTGAAATGTTACAACATGCTAAACAACACGGCGCTAAAATTGTCTTCGATAATAACTATCGCCCTGCGCTTTGGCCTTCAAAACAAGCCGCTCAACAAGCTTATCAGCAAACTCTCACTTTAACCGACATCGCTTTTTTGACCTTTGATGACGAACAGTTGCTTTATGGTGACATTCATGAAAATGATGCAATTGCACGTACCCAACAATATGGCGTGAACGAAATAGTGATCAAGCGCGGTGCTGAGGCTTGCTTCGTCGTTATTGATAACGAACGTATTGAAGTCCCTGCGAATAAAATAAGCCATGTTGTTGATACCACTGCCGCAGGGGATTCCTTTAGTGCCGGCTACCTTGCTTGTCGCATCGTCGGTGGCAGCCCATGTGAAGCAGCAAAAACAGGTCATTTACTGGCTGGAACCGTCATCCAACACCGGGGAGCGATTATTCCATCCGAGGCCATGCCAAC